One region of Erythrolamprus reginae isolate rEryReg1 chromosome 8, rEryReg1.hap1, whole genome shotgun sequence genomic DNA includes:
- the LOC139171593 gene encoding heat shock transcription factor, Y-linked-like, protein MATAESYLSDPRDLDAALPAEQTQPVSDEDETEPPPMALPSAPLHDKTAAGDFALRSMIEENAFQALSDGPWAKRPRLSLCEEAGLEDNDFLSLTFPKKLWKIVESEQFKSLWWDDEGSCVVIDEELFKKEVLERKGPMRIFETDCMKSFIRQLNLYGFSKMRQNFQRSASLVEFLAEEKAAYAFSKLQFYHNPNFKRGCPHLLVRCKRRVGIKNMPPVAFSLEEDFGEICLKSRPGSPEGPPSLGSSSRENSFLTTSPKDKMHKLGLRKPPVTKGLAGTVGRLRSGFAPSPTPLRSSDPGPPEDTENKVNQLAPFHLPQHPNHARVNSHEIDSTTTTSATSLYHVIPPVPNSPFAPMMGLPTFPTMYPDLSAMQAHWASILPFCNPWFSMPMIAAASAISMSRSSHHHRTPSYHHCPNCNCTSNPPSASKGTGPKTADYAGYHR, encoded by the exons ATGGCGACCGCTGAAAGTTATCTAAGTGACCCCAGGGATTTGGACGCTGCTCTTCCCGCCGAGCAGACTCAGCCCGTATCGGATGAAGATGAGACGGAGCCGCCGCCGATGGCCCTCCCCTCCGCCCCCCTGCACGACAAAACCGCCGCCGGCGACTTCGCCTTGCGGTCGATGATCGAAGAGAACGCCTTCCAAGCGCTGAGCGACGGGCCCTGGGCGAAGAGGCCCCGCCTGTCGCTCTGCGAGGAAGCCGGCCTGGAAGACAACGATTTCCTCTCGCTCACTTTCCCGAAGAAGCTCTGGAAAATCGTGGAGAGCGAGCAGTTCAAGTCCCTGTGGTGGGACGACGAGGGCAGCTGCGTGGTGATCGACGAAGAGCTGTTCAAGAAGGAGGTGCTGGAGCGCAAAGGGCCCATGCGCATCTTTGAGACGGACTGCATGAAGAGCTTCATCCGGCAGCTCAACCTCTACGGCTTTAGCAAGATGAGGCAGAACTTCCAACGGTCGGCCTCCCTGGTCGAGTTTTTAGCGGAGGAAAAGGCCGCTTATGCATTCAGCAAG CTCCAGTTCTACCATAACCCCAATTTTAAGAGAGGATGCCCTCACCTCCTCGTGAGGTGCAAGCGAAGAGTCGGAATCAAAAACATGCCGCCCGTTGCTTTCTCGCTAGAGGAAGATTTCGGCGAAATCTGTTTGAAGAGCAGACCCGGAAGCCCAGAAGGCCCGCCTTCTCTGGGGTCTTCTTCCAGGGAAAATAGCTTCCTGACCACCTCTCCCAAAGATAAGATGCACAAACTTGGTCTCCGGAAGCCGCCAGTCACCAAAGGCCTGGCTGGAACGGTCGGCCGACTCAGGAGCGGGTTCGCGCCTTCTCCGACCCCTCTGAGGTCTTCCGACCCAGGGCCGCCCGAGGACACTGAGAACAAGGTCAACCAGCTGGCGCCGTTCCACTTGCCCCAGCACCCCAACCACGCCCGGGTCAACAGCCACGAGATCgattccaccaccaccacttcgGCGACCTCGTTGTATCACGTCATCCCTCCCGTCCCCAACAGCCCCTTTGCGCCAATGATGGGGCTCCCTACTTTCCCAACTATGTATCCGGACTTATCCGCCATGCAAGCTCATTGGGCCAGCATCCTTCCCTTCTGCAACCCGTGGTTCTCCATGCCCATGATAGCGGCCGCCTCGGCCATTTCTATGTCGAGGTCTTCCCATCACCACCGAACTCCTTCCTACCACCATTGCCCGAACTGCAACTGTACGTCCAACCCTCCGTCCGCTTCCAAAGGGACCGGACCCAAAACGGCAGATTACGCCGGGTACCAtcgataa